A window from Rhizosphaericola mali encodes these proteins:
- a CDS encoding LysR family transcriptional regulator produces the protein MEIRHLRLIKAIVEGGSITKAIDTLHLTQSALSHQLKEAEYQLGTAIFMRANKKLVLTKAGEKLYAASNEILYKLANTEKEIKQLIFGETGEIRISTECYSSYHWLPSVLKQFHLIYPNIELKIVMEATHYPLQKLKENILDIAIISDPVKDKNIQYVELFQDEMLMVVSENHPWTRKKYVVAEDFIEEHLLIHSLPMESVTVHQLLLAPAKISPKKITAIPLTEASIEIVKADMGIMSMAKWALLPYLKNNTIKAIKIGKNGLKRKHYIAYRKDKKHPDYFQHFLSFLQFEINQQWTI, from the coding sequence ATGGAAATCCGGCATTTACGTCTTATCAAGGCAATCGTAGAGGGTGGCAGTATTACAAAGGCAATCGACACGTTGCATCTCACACAATCTGCCCTTAGTCATCAATTGAAAGAAGCCGAATATCAATTAGGAACAGCAATATTTATGCGGGCAAATAAGAAATTGGTTTTAACAAAAGCTGGTGAAAAACTATATGCGGCATCAAACGAAATATTGTACAAACTTGCAAATACAGAAAAGGAAATTAAACAATTAATTTTCGGAGAAACGGGCGAAATAAGAATTAGCACTGAATGCTACTCAAGTTATCACTGGTTACCTTCTGTATTAAAACAATTTCATCTCATTTATCCAAATATTGAATTGAAAATTGTTATGGAAGCAACACATTATCCCTTACAAAAATTGAAAGAAAATATATTGGATATCGCCATTATAAGTGATCCAGTAAAAGATAAAAACATTCAATATGTTGAATTATTTCAAGATGAGATGTTGATGGTAGTATCAGAAAATCATCCTTGGACACGCAAAAAATATGTCGTTGCCGAAGATTTTATAGAGGAACACTTATTGATACATTCCTTACCTATGGAATCAGTAACTGTACATCAACTTTTATTAGCTCCAGCAAAAATATCTCCCAAAAAGATAACAGCCATCCCACTCACAGAAGCTTCTATCGAGATTGTTAAAGCTGATATGGGTATAATGTCAATGGCTAAATGGGCGTTACTTCCATATCTCAAAAACAACACTATTAAAGCAATTAAAATTGGGAAAAATGGCTTAAAAAGAAAGCATTATATTGCTTACAGAAAGGACAAAAAACATCCTGACTATTTCCAACATTTCCTTTCCTTTTTACAATTCGAAATCAACCAACAATGGACTATATAA
- a CDS encoding GNAT family N-acetyltransferase, with the protein MDYIIRKLEEKDLPTLVVLCQHHADYEQAPYDPKNKVALLKNAILNSTPSLFCYVIACESGLAGYFSYTFDFSTWDAQTFLYLDCLYLEPDFRGLKIGEAVFNKLKQIGIDNNCVNIQWQTPIFNVRAIKFYHKIGAVGKDKKRFAYDL; encoded by the coding sequence ATGGACTATATAATCAGAAAATTGGAAGAAAAAGACCTGCCAACATTAGTAGTTTTGTGCCAACATCATGCAGATTATGAACAAGCACCATACGATCCAAAAAATAAAGTGGCATTGCTAAAAAATGCAATTTTGAATTCTACCCCTTCTTTATTCTGCTATGTGATCGCTTGTGAGAGTGGGTTAGCTGGTTATTTTTCTTATACCTTCGATTTTTCGACTTGGGATGCACAGACTTTTTTATATTTGGATTGCCTTTATCTAGAACCTGATTTTAGGGGTTTAAAAATTGGAGAAGCTGTTTTTAATAAATTAAAACAGATTGGAATAGATAATAATTGTGTTAATATTCAGTGGCAGACCCCCATATTCAATGTAAGAGCCATAAAATTTTATCATAAAATAGGTGCTGTCGGAAAAGATAAAAAAAGGTTTGCATATGATTTGTAA
- a CDS encoding DinB family protein, with product MLLHTLKQIFVRDLSKLKEEISLYNSESKIWEIDGNISNSGGNLCLHLIGNLNTYIGKDLGKIDYTRQRDLEFSLKNIPKKELLEKLDDTISRIERALDNFSENEVTQPFPYIVLGNETTIEYFLIHLATHLSYHLGQINYHRRLIDDATN from the coding sequence ATGCTACTTCATACATTAAAACAAATTTTCGTAAGAGATTTATCCAAACTAAAAGAGGAAATAAGCCTATACAATTCTGAATCAAAAATTTGGGAAATAGATGGCAATATTTCAAACTCAGGCGGCAATCTATGTCTGCATTTAATCGGTAATCTCAATACTTATATTGGGAAAGATTTGGGTAAAATTGACTATACAAGACAACGCGATCTTGAATTTTCTTTAAAAAATATCCCCAAAAAAGAACTACTCGAAAAGCTAGATGATACCATTTCCAGAATAGAACGCGCTTTAGACAATTTCTCTGAAAACGAAGTAACACAGCCATTTCCCTATATCGTATTGGGAAATGAAACGACCATTGAATATTTCCTAATTCATCTTGCAACACACTTGAGTTACCATCTTGGACAGATTAATTATCATAGAAGATTGATCGATGATGCTACGAACTAG
- a CDS encoding TlpA disulfide reductase family protein, producing MQLLLVAGHLHAQNKQTKQGSHFSIEGHISNPSTKLIMLEYMDDTNNYIRKKSNIVNGTFSFEGFIKEPTFAQLVGNVDSSRGVDFDDPNIVNIFIEAKKMKINVVEKHFKEFQMTGSVTQDQRDALERSKSDIYKKFNPIVSKYRALNVRWKAALKANDTLDANDLMNRENKILTEKKSYEDQLTLKNVQFIRDHPNSFLSGFLLYGAFVTHQIANDSAIVYFNSLSQNVQTGYYGNEFERLLIKKVAPIGSDFTSIVGSDIKGKQVSMDGMLEDSSTYTLIVFWASWCVPCRALNSTIKEVYQKYHSKKLNIIYVTLDEDRQKWLDAIKKDEISDFQHFYNDKKINLFYNYGLTSIPADFLVKGKTIIAKYSGADQEHSDFRDIETKLKQIFPSS from the coding sequence TTGCAATTATTATTGGTAGCGGGCCATTTACATGCTCAAAATAAGCAAACTAAACAAGGTTCTCATTTTAGTATTGAGGGGCACATTTCCAATCCATCAACTAAGCTGATTATGCTTGAATATATGGATGATACTAATAATTATATTAGAAAAAAAAGCAATATCGTAAATGGGACATTTTCATTTGAAGGATTCATTAAAGAGCCAACATTTGCGCAATTAGTAGGGAATGTTGATTCCTCTCGTGGTGTAGATTTTGATGATCCAAACATTGTAAATATCTTTATTGAAGCTAAAAAAATGAAAATTAATGTTGTTGAAAAACATTTTAAAGAGTTTCAAATGACAGGGTCAGTTACACAAGATCAGCGTGATGCTCTAGAAAGAAGCAAATCTGACATTTATAAAAAATTTAATCCGATAGTCTCAAAATATAGAGCGCTTAATGTGCGTTGGAAAGCCGCCTTGAAAGCTAATGATACTTTAGATGCCAATGATCTTATGAATAGAGAAAATAAGATATTAACAGAAAAGAAGTCATATGAAGATCAATTAACGCTAAAGAATGTACAATTTATAAGAGATCATCCCAACTCATTTTTAAGTGGATTTTTATTATATGGAGCTTTTGTTACCCATCAAATAGCGAATGATTCAGCAATCGTATATTTCAATAGCTTATCTCAAAATGTTCAAACTGGTTATTATGGGAATGAATTTGAACGCTTACTTATTAAAAAAGTTGCTCCAATAGGCTCAGATTTTACCAGTATTGTGGGCAGTGATATCAAGGGGAAACAAGTGTCTATGGATGGCATGTTGGAGGATAGTTCAACATATACTTTAATTGTATTTTGGGCTAGTTGGTGCGTTCCATGTAGAGCGCTGAATTCGACCATTAAAGAAGTGTATCAAAAATACCATTCGAAAAAGCTAAATATTATTTATGTTACGTTGGACGAGGATCGCCAAAAATGGTTGGATGCAATAAAAAAAGATGAAATCTCTGATTTTCAACATTTTTACAATGATAAAAAGATTAACCTGTTTTATAATTATGGGTTGACTTCTATTCCTGCCGATTTTTTGGTTAAAGGAAAGACGATTATTGCTAAATATTCTGGTGCGGATCAAGAACATTCAGATTTTCGAGATATAGAAACAAAATTGAAACAAATTTTCCCTAGTTCGTAG
- a CDS encoding Na+/H+ antiporter has translation MHHHLLLILGLLFAVMLLVMLAKKLKIAYPIFLVIAGILTSLIPGVPDVHIEPDVIFLIFLPPLLYEAAWYTAWNDFWKLKRPIILLAFGLVFFTSSIIAYSSTWLIPGFTLAMGFLLGGIVSPPDAVAAGTVMKGLGVPKKIMTILEGESLVNDASSLIVVSFALTAVKTGTFSLGTAVGSFFWVAIMGVLVGLVIGFIMKYIHKYLPTTPAIDAALTWMTPYIMYLVAESFGFSGVMATVTGGLFISYHANTIFQSGETRVNMLGVWTTVIFVLNALVFVLIGLELPEILKGLGSVNIGTGIKYGLIISLLVIVIRFVWVYATSFIQFGKKRSPNRIAGWKESLIISFSGMRGVVSLATALSIPFYISETNNIYFPQRNLTIFVTFIVIVVTLVGQGLILPFIIKMVKLPLDNEANEDEQITNIQLKLNTKAMWFLNKKFQKEITDNELIGFYFEDLQHNVNISQQRLDSLECDETTLEEIDQYHQMLLEVYSMQRMQLFEMRRSNAFSDEALRKVENQLDLDSSKING, from the coding sequence TTGCACCATCATTTATTATTGATTCTTGGGCTATTATTTGCAGTAATGCTATTGGTAATGCTTGCCAAGAAATTGAAAATTGCTTATCCTATATTCTTAGTGATTGCAGGTATTCTGACCAGTTTAATTCCTGGCGTACCAGATGTTCATATAGAGCCTGATGTGATCTTTTTGATATTCTTACCTCCTTTATTGTACGAAGCGGCGTGGTATACGGCGTGGAATGACTTTTGGAAATTAAAACGTCCCATAATTCTATTGGCATTTGGGCTTGTATTTTTTACTTCCTCAATTATTGCGTATTCAAGTACATGGTTAATTCCCGGATTTACATTGGCGATGGGATTTTTGTTAGGAGGCATCGTGTCTCCACCGGATGCAGTTGCTGCAGGTACCGTGATGAAGGGCTTAGGTGTACCCAAAAAAATCATGACAATATTGGAGGGTGAGAGTTTGGTAAATGATGCTTCTTCCTTGATCGTGGTAAGTTTTGCCTTAACGGCAGTGAAAACAGGGACATTTTCTCTAGGGACAGCCGTTGGTAGTTTCTTCTGGGTTGCCATAATGGGGGTATTGGTAGGACTAGTAATTGGATTTATTATGAAATATATTCATAAATATTTACCTACTACTCCAGCAATTGATGCGGCGTTGACTTGGATGACTCCGTATATAATGTATCTCGTGGCGGAGTCATTTGGTTTTTCGGGAGTGATGGCGACCGTTACAGGTGGATTATTTATTTCCTATCATGCGAATACAATATTTCAAAGTGGAGAGACACGTGTCAATATGTTGGGTGTTTGGACGACTGTTATATTCGTTTTAAATGCATTGGTGTTTGTATTGATCGGTTTGGAGTTACCAGAAATATTGAAAGGATTGGGTTCTGTAAATATTGGTACCGGTATTAAATATGGATTGATTATAAGTTTATTAGTAATTGTAATTCGATTTGTATGGGTTTATGCAACATCTTTCATTCAATTTGGGAAAAAACGTTCTCCTAATCGCATCGCTGGTTGGAAAGAGTCTTTGATAATTAGTTTCTCTGGAATGCGCGGAGTGGTGTCTTTAGCCACTGCCTTATCTATTCCATTTTATATAAGTGAAACAAATAACATTTACTTTCCTCAAAGAAATTTGACCATTTTTGTAACATTTATAGTTATTGTAGTTACACTTGTTGGTCAAGGATTGATACTTCCATTTATTATAAAAATGGTGAAACTTCCCTTGGATAATGAAGCAAATGAAGACGAACAAATTACCAATATACAACTCAAATTGAATACAAAAGCAATGTGGTTTTTGAATAAAAAATTCCAAAAAGAAATTACGGATAACGAGTTGATTGGCTTCTATTTTGAAGATTTACAACATAATGTAAATATTAGTCAACAGCGTCTGGATTCTTTGGAATGTGACGAAACTACGTTAGAAGAAATTGATCAATATCATCAAATGCTTTTGGAAGTATATAGTATGCAAAGAATGCAATTGTTTGAAATGCGCAGAAGTAATGCTTTTAGTGACGAAGCGTTGCGTAAAGTAGAGAACCAACTAGATCTGGACTCATCAAAAATTAATGGTTAG
- a CDS encoding MerC domain-containing protein encodes MIKTKNKFNWDALGITASVACAIHCALLPFVLSSLPLFGINIIDNSVFEYSMIFIAFIIGIIALSKGKKLHHSSKPMFLFSIGMVFLFGKEIFHQFHLILLIPAVFFILYGHFINFKLVKVHE; translated from the coding sequence ATGATAAAGACTAAAAATAAATTCAATTGGGATGCATTGGGTATTACCGCATCTGTAGCTTGTGCCATTCATTGTGCATTGTTGCCCTTTGTGTTGTCGAGTTTACCTCTTTTTGGAATCAATATCATTGATAATTCCGTATTTGAATATTCGATGATCTTTATTGCTTTTATTATTGGAATTATTGCCTTATCAAAAGGAAAAAAATTACATCATAGTTCCAAACCAATGTTTTTGTTTAGCATCGGAATGGTCTTTTTATTTGGAAAAGAAATCTTTCACCAATTCCATTTGATTCTTCTGATTCCTGCTGTATTCTTTATTTTATATGGGCATTTCATCAATTTTAAATTGGTCAAAGTGCATGAATAA
- a CDS encoding SCO family protein, which produces MKGKRLWFYISFFVIVAILFTVALYWGTDNWKAKPAVMNNVKPFAFETQDGRNFTRQNMIGKVCVVEYFFTHCTGICPHLNTNMKEVYNEFKDHPDFLIMSHTCDPERDSASQLKHYSDSLKIDNNKWVFLTGRKDSLYKAARESYLLDDPKNALQNINDQFIHTQFWAVVDKNGMVRGQIFDGLKKDEIAQMEDLVKELLKEKVGPTNTNFILN; this is translated from the coding sequence ATGAAAGGAAAAAGATTATGGTTTTATATCAGTTTTTTTGTGATAGTGGCCATTTTATTTACAGTTGCGCTGTATTGGGGTACAGATAATTGGAAAGCCAAACCAGCAGTAATGAATAATGTTAAGCCTTTTGCATTTGAAACACAAGATGGACGTAATTTCACAAGGCAAAATATGATTGGGAAAGTTTGTGTTGTCGAATATTTTTTCACACATTGTACAGGCATTTGTCCTCATCTCAATACCAACATGAAAGAGGTTTACAATGAATTTAAAGATCATCCTGATTTCTTAATCATGTCACACACTTGCGATCCAGAGAGAGATTCTGCTTCCCAACTTAAACATTATTCTGATTCATTGAAAATTGATAATAATAAGTGGGTATTTTTAACAGGTAGAAAAGATAGTTTGTATAAAGCAGCGCGCGAAAGCTATTTGTTAGATGATCCCAAAAATGCCCTGCAAAATATCAACGATCAATTTATTCATACTCAATTTTGGGCAGTTGTAGACAAAAACGGAATGGTGCGTGGACAAATATTTGATGGTTTAAAAAAGGATGAAATTGCCCAAATGGAAGATTTGGTAAAAGAATTATTGAAAGAAAAAGTCGGACCTACAAATACCAATTTTATCCTAAATTAG
- a CDS encoding Fur family transcriptional regulator has translation MKDIQQILKENKLSVTDTRTIILKLFLKSKGALSHAAIEKSTKAQLDRVTIYRTLQSFLEKGIIHTIPTDDNSIQYALCKGDCKEGEHNDNHIHFICKECDTTYCLDHTAIPTINLPKGFKSEEVEIVVKGICEHCNE, from the coding sequence ATGAAAGACATTCAACAAATATTAAAAGAAAATAAACTTAGTGTTACCGACACTAGAACCATTATTTTAAAATTATTTTTAAAATCCAAAGGTGCACTTTCTCATGCAGCGATTGAGAAATCAACCAAAGCCCAATTAGATCGTGTCACTATTTATAGGACTTTACAGAGTTTTTTGGAAAAAGGTATTATTCATACTATCCCAACGGACGATAATTCCATTCAATATGCATTGTGCAAGGGAGACTGTAAAGAAGGCGAGCACAACGACAATCACATTCATTTCATTTGCAAAGAATGTGATACAACCTATTGTCTTGACCATACCGCAATACCAACCATCAATTTACCCAAAGGATTTAAAAGTGAAGAGGTAGAAATAGTGGTAAAAGGAATCTGCGAACATTGCAATGAGTAA
- a CDS encoding SWIM zinc finger family protein: MNFTEESILQLAPDDASAKAGKQLATTAKWVNAHQHDLALWGECKGSGKNPYFTQIDLQSIAFKCSCPSRKFPCKHGLGLLFLWLSQPNFFQKETELAEKVNEWLGKRQERSETKAAKADKPVDEAAQQKRQEQREQKVQNGLEELDIWMKDIIRTGIQSIPANQYKVFNNIKSRMVDAQASGIATMFAGLEDLNYYEEGWEMNLMRQFSKIFFIKEAYNNKEQLSPEWQQELRNWIGWNVSKEDLANLPVTEDVWQVLHLEKTPFEKLTSEKVWLYGLHSGAFRYQLQFYMPQQAISAQLLVPGNCIKAKVVNYPGMESQRIWIKDFIDDKTDFSLTGEPTSFSQILQEITAVKSKNPLKEGIPTILHQVKLVTHNQQWFLTDRAHKSIPAWQTDKALWKIWALTQMQPFDLFGIYDFGKLKLLSIFYQNRFYTI; this comes from the coding sequence ATGAACTTCACCGAAGAATCTATCCTGCAACTAGCGCCGGATGATGCCTCTGCCAAAGCCGGTAAACAATTAGCGACGACTGCCAAGTGGGTCAATGCGCATCAACACGATTTAGCGTTGTGGGGTGAGTGCAAAGGCAGTGGTAAAAATCCGTATTTCACACAGATTGATCTTCAGAGTATTGCCTTCAAATGCTCTTGCCCGAGCCGCAAATTCCCTTGTAAACATGGATTGGGATTGCTTTTTTTATGGCTGAGTCAACCCAATTTTTTCCAAAAAGAAACCGAACTAGCAGAAAAAGTAAACGAATGGTTGGGCAAAAGGCAAGAAAGATCCGAAACAAAAGCCGCAAAGGCGGACAAACCGGTAGATGAGGCGGCGCAGCAAAAACGTCAAGAACAGCGCGAACAAAAAGTACAAAACGGTTTGGAGGAATTGGATATTTGGATGAAAGATATTATCAGAACCGGCATCCAGAGTATTCCTGCCAATCAATACAAGGTTTTTAACAATATCAAATCGCGCATGGTGGATGCGCAAGCGTCGGGTATTGCGACGATGTTTGCCGGATTGGAAGATTTGAATTATTATGAGGAAGGTTGGGAAATGAACCTGATGCGCCAATTTTCCAAAATATTTTTCATCAAAGAAGCTTACAATAACAAAGAGCAATTGTCGCCCGAATGGCAACAAGAACTCCGCAATTGGATCGGCTGGAATGTTTCCAAAGAAGATTTGGCGAATCTGCCAGTTACAGAAGATGTGTGGCAAGTGCTTCATTTGGAAAAAACACCTTTTGAAAAACTCACGTCTGAGAAGGTTTGGCTCTACGGTTTGCATTCTGGCGCATTCAGATATCAATTACAATTTTACATGCCGCAGCAGGCGATTTCCGCACAATTATTGGTTCCCGGAAATTGCATCAAAGCCAAAGTGGTTAACTATCCGGGCATGGAATCGCAGCGTATTTGGATAAAAGATTTTATTGATGACAAAACGGACTTTTCGCTCACTGGCGAGCCGACTTCTTTCTCCCAAATCCTACAAGAAATTACGGCTGTAAAAAGTAAAAATCCTTTGAAAGAAGGTATCCCAACGATTTTGCATCAGGTGAAATTAGTCACGCACAATCAACAATGGTTTTTGACCGACCGAGCCCATAAGAGCATTCCCGCATGGCAGACGGACAAAGCCTTGTGGAAGATCTGGGCGCTCACGCAGATGCAGCCATTTGACTTGTTTGGCATCTATGATTTCGGGAAATTAAAACTCCTAAGTATTTTCTACCAAAACCGATTTTACACGATATGA
- a CDS encoding DUF5691 domain-containing protein, producing MIEEEIVKTALLGTDRYQPNLQFDFSDIMQKIEAKAADKESRFLQQTATYFMVKAASIPLSDVAVEDLETHDSEKYISESTQKILQSALNEDNQVLLQYCFYLFQKRKEIITPYLVPDILEKYASANQRQEILPLCGFIGKEILKFRGEEIQATNSVESDVEVASFAQIKEWITQTRKNSPSSIWEKEEEKKQSAFEEILNNEKPDRRAELLELLQINLSKSDKTFLLPQLKTKSKTVKTVVIRLLMQIENSPVQEDFKTLLNELISIEIRKQLLGLKKTTAIVIQENHTLTAAQKAYGLDEISNVKGVSDGIYQLAQCIEVMPLSLVAQTINLPEADIIQQLYFDLNNNHLQLAFMENARTFHNNDLIRKIVGTGERLGLAAYLPFQEASDFYKKALKSSFGNNNRDNFYLLFNWLWNLEGYPQLDTELSMSILSQLKSNPYTIEGRNYYQLGLYLPKEIKPWLTQEINRPLGDNEGNFYQLHIQQTLKAIEDKALLNQ from the coding sequence ATGATAGAGGAAGAAATTGTAAAAACGGCCTTATTGGGCACGGACAGATATCAGCCAAATTTGCAGTTCGATTTTTCGGATATAATGCAAAAAATTGAAGCGAAAGCGGCAGATAAAGAAAGTCGTTTTTTGCAACAAACGGCGACCTATTTTATGGTAAAAGCGGCATCCATTCCGCTTTCGGATGTGGCTGTGGAGGATTTGGAAACGCACGATTCGGAAAAATATATTTCGGAATCTACACAGAAAATTTTGCAAAGCGCCTTGAATGAGGACAATCAGGTTTTGCTGCAATATTGCTTTTATCTATTCCAAAAAAGAAAGGAAATCATTACGCCGTATTTGGTGCCAGATATTTTGGAAAAATATGCTTCCGCCAATCAACGACAGGAGATTTTGCCACTTTGCGGATTTATCGGAAAAGAAATTTTGAAGTTTAGAGGCGAAGAAATCCAAGCAACAAATTCTGTAGAAAGCGATGTTGAAGTGGCGAGTTTTGCGCAGATAAAAGAATGGATTACCCAAACTAGAAAGAACAGTCCGAGTTCAATTTGGGAAAAAGAAGAGGAGAAAAAGCAAAGTGCATTCGAGGAAATTTTAAATAATGAAAAGCCCGATCGACGTGCTGAATTGTTGGAATTACTGCAAATAAATCTATCCAAATCCGACAAAACATTTCTTTTACCCCAACTGAAAACCAAGAGCAAAACGGTTAAAACGGTCGTTATTCGTTTGTTGATGCAGATTGAAAATTCACCCGTTCAGGAAGATTTCAAAACACTTCTGAATGAATTGATTTCCATTGAAATACGCAAACAATTATTGGGTTTGAAAAAAACGACTGCAATCGTCATTCAAGAAAATCACACTTTGACTGCGGCACAAAAAGCGTACGGTTTGGATGAAATCAGTAATGTAAAAGGCGTTTCGGATGGTATTTACCAATTGGCGCAGTGTATTGAGGTGATGCCTTTGTCATTGGTTGCGCAGACCATCAATTTGCCTGAGGCGGACATTATTCAACAATTGTATTTTGACCTCAACAACAATCATTTGCAATTGGCATTTATGGAAAATGCGCGCACTTTTCACAATAACGATTTGATACGCAAAATTGTGGGTACGGGTGAACGATTAGGCTTGGCTGCTTATTTGCCTTTTCAAGAGGCGAGTGATTTTTACAAAAAAGCATTGAAATCGAGCTTTGGAAATAATAATCGTGATAATTTTTACTTGTTATTCAATTGGTTGTGGAATCTTGAAGGTTATCCGCAATTGGATACCGAGCTGAGCATGTCGATTTTATCCCAACTCAAATCCAATCCTTACACGATTGAAGGCCGCAATTATTACCAATTAGGATTGTATTTACCCAAAGAAATAAAACCTTGGCTCACGCAGGAAATCAATCGTCCGTTGGGCGATAACGAAGGCAATTTTTACCAATTACATATACAACAAACATTAAAAGCTATAGAGGATAAGGCTCTTTTAAACCAATAA
- a CDS encoding ATP-binding protein: MEKLRQHAEEQFKEELEELIKQDKDEKPENWKMSPKSVVKYLMGGKLSNGFEIMPKYIGNQRLMEIAVATLTTDRALLLYGLPGTAKSWVSEHLSAAVSGDSTFLIQGTAGTGEEAIRYGWNYALLLSKGPSMDAIVETPMMRAMKEGRIARIEELTRVSSDVQDTLITILSEKTIPIPEIDTQVNAVRGFNVIATANNRDKGVNELSSALKRRFNTVILPVPDSMKEEVEIVQQRVASYSKSVNLKVETSIIDEINRVVTIFRELRNGVTADGKTKLKSPSGTLSTAEAISVMNNGLSLAYHFGDGRISSEDIASGIIGAIVKDPVQDKIVMQEYMETVLKQKDGWKDIYRACREII, translated from the coding sequence ATGGAAAAATTACGTCAACATGCCGAAGAACAGTTCAAAGAAGAATTGGAAGAACTGATAAAACAAGATAAAGACGAGAAACCCGAAAACTGGAAAATGTCGCCCAAATCTGTCGTAAAATACTTGATGGGTGGCAAGTTGTCCAACGGTTTTGAGATTATGCCCAAATATATTGGCAACCAACGCTTGATGGAAATTGCCGTGGCAACGCTTACGACAGACCGCGCTTTGTTGCTGTACGGTTTGCCAGGAACGGCGAAATCCTGGGTTTCCGAACATTTATCCGCAGCGGTTTCTGGTGATTCTACTTTTTTGATTCAAGGAACTGCTGGCACGGGTGAGGAAGCCATTCGTTATGGTTGGAATTACGCTTTACTTTTGTCAAAAGGTCCGTCAATGGACGCCATCGTAGAAACGCCGATGATGCGCGCCATGAAAGAAGGTCGTATCGCCCGTATTGAAGAGTTGACGCGTGTTTCGTCTGATGTGCAAGACACTTTAATTACTATTTTATCCGAAAAAACAATTCCTATTCCCGAGATCGATACGCAAGTCAATGCAGTGCGTGGATTTAACGTGATTGCGACGGCCAATAACCGCGACAAAGGCGTGAATGAATTGTCTAGCGCCTTAAAACGAAGATTCAATACAGTGATTTTGCCCGTTCCGGATTCTATGAAAGAAGAAGTGGAAATCGTACAACAGCGCGTGGCATCTTATAGTAAATCAGTCAATTTGAAAGTGGAAACATCCATTATTGACGAAATCAATCGTGTGGTGACTATTTTCCGCGAATTGCGCAATGGCGTTACCGCCGATGGCAAAACCAAACTAAAATCGCCTTCTGGCACATTGAGTACGGCAGAAGCGATATCGGTGATGAACAACGGTTTGTCATTGGCTTATCATTTTGGTGATGGACGCATATCTTCCGAAGACATTGCTAGCGGCATCATTGGCGCGATTGTTAAAGATCCTGTTCAGGACAAAATCGTTATGCAAGAATATATGGAAACGGTACTCAAACAAAAAGACGGCTGGAAAGATATCTACCGCGCTTGCAGAGAGATTATTTAA